From the Variovorax paradoxus genome, the window AACGAGGGGCGGATCTACTTCTACCGGAACTCGATCATGGGCGCGGCGCTGCAGCCCGAGGTCACAGTCAACGGACAGGTCGTCGGCAAGTCGCGGCCGAACAGCTTCTTCTACATCGACCGCCCGGCGGGCACCTACCGGGCCAGTGCCCGCACCGAGGCCGAAGCCACCATCGACGTGGTGCTGCGGCCGAAGCAGACGGCCTATGTGCTGATGAGCATGAACTTCGGCATTGCCGTCGGACGTCCCGGCTTCGAACGCGTCTCCGAGGCGGAAGGCCGCCAGGAACTGCAATCGCTGGCCTACGACGACAGCCTGCCCGCGGCCAGGACCGCGAAGGCCGCTGTGCCGGACGCCAGACCCACAGCACCGGCAGCGCCTTCGCCGGTCGTCCCGGCGGCCATAGCGACCGCAGTCGTCGCCCAGCCTGCCGTGGCGGCGCGGCCGATCGAGGCGATCCCGGCACCGGCTGCCGCTGCTGCCGCCGCGCCGACGCCGCCGCCTTTGACCGCACCCCGCGTCGCAGCCACCGCGCCTTCCGAGACTGCACCGTTCGCCCGGACACCGCTGAACGATCTGCGACTGCTCCTGCCGGCCAACCGCTGAACCCACCCGCCATGACATTCAAGTTTTCCCCGGCGCGCGCAGCGCTCGCCTCGTTCGCCGTCGCCCTGCCCGTGCTCACCGCTTCTGCCCAGGAAGCTCGGCAAGGCGCCGATCTCGCACCCGATGCGCTGTTCGCGCGCGTGTCGCCCAGCGTGTGGGTGGTGCAGGCGAGCGACGCGCAAGGCAGGGTGCTGGCCACCGGCAGTGCCGTCGCCACCGGGCCCGGCACCGCGGTCACGAGCTGCCAGCTGCTCGCCAAGGCCAGCACGGTGGCGCTGAAGCGCGACAACGTCAGCTATGGCGCAACGCTGGCGTTGCCGGACCCCGAACGCGATCTCTGCCAGCTGCGCATTGCCAACTTCAATGCGCCCGCCATCGCCGTCGCGCCGGCGAGCGCCCTGCAGGTCGGCATGCCGCTGTATGCCATCGGTTCGCCCCGGGGCCGGGAACTGACATTGGGCACCGGCATGCTGGCGGGCCTGCGCCGCGGCAACGCCGGAGAGCTTGAAGCGCTGCAGCTCGCCGCCGCGCCCGAGGCGGGACTCGGCGGCGCCGGCCTGTTCGACGCGCAGGGGCGGCTCGCCGGGCTCGTCAGCGCGGCGCCCGCGGGCTCGAACGCGGCCAGGCTCGCCGTGCCTGCGTCATGGATCGCGGAACTGCCGGCGCGCGGCCGGCTGGCGGCCGAGGCGGCGAAGAACCTTCCGGTGTCCACGGCATCGGCATCCGCTTCGCCTGCCATGTCGGAAACGGCGCGTCCGAGCGTCATCGAATACCAGTTGCACGACCGTCTCAGCAACACCTACCGCAAGGTGATCTATCGCGCCGATGCGGCGACGGACGATCGCCTCAGCTTCAACAGCGGCGGCTGGGTCGAGAAGCCCGGCGGCGAGGTGGTCAGCGTGACGTCGGCGATCGCAGGCGAGTTCGATTCGGCCATGCCGCCGGGCGGATGGGCCAAGGAGAACCTGAAGGAAGCCGCGGCCTGGAGGGCCCGCTACTCGACCACGCTCGGAGGTGTCCGCGTCAACATGGACCTGAATGCGACGGTGATGGAAGACACCACGCTCACGCTCGGCGGCAGGGAATTCAAGGTCGTGCGGATCGAATACAGGGGCTACACCCAGCGCTTCGCCAACGCAGGCGCGGTGGGCGGCAATCAGTACGGCAAGTACGCCGCCAACGCGTGGTTCTCACAGGAACTGGGTCGCGTGGTCCGATTCGAGGTCGACACACGCGGCGGCGCGAGCGGCGGTGCGTTCCAGGTCAGGGAAACCCTCGAGCTGGTCAGCATCCGCTAGCGCCCGCGCACGCGAAATCCGATATGGGGCCGCCGTGTGCGGCGGCCCCGGCACCCGTCAGTTGCGATTCGGGTTGTTCGGCCGGCGGTCGTAGCGGTTCGGCACGCCGTCGCCGTCGCGGTCCCATCGGCCCGCGCTGTACTGCCAGCGGCCGCCTTCCTGGCGCCATTCCGGTGCACGGTAGGCATAGCCCGGACGCGCACGGACCCAGGTACCGCCGATCCACACATGGCGGCCACCGCGCCATTCATAGTGCCCCGGCGCCCAGGCATAGCCGCGGCGCGGCGGGGGCACGCGCTCGAAGCGCGGCGGAGGCGGTGCCACCTGCACGGTGACCACGGGTTGTGCCTGCGCCGCAGTGGGAACAGTCAATGCACCCACCGACAGGAGCGAAGCCGCGCCGATGGAAAAAGCCAATGCGATCGTTTTCATGAAGGACTCCTCATGAGTTGTTGGAGGAAGCTTCATGCTGCCCAGCCCATGTGAACCGCCTGTAAGCGGTACGCGAAATCTTGTGTAGAGCTGTGACGCGCTTTTCAGGGGCCCGCCAGCCCCGGTTTGCGGCTTTTGCGAGCGCTCACTCTTCCAGTTCGCGAAGGTCGATGGCCGCGGCCATGGCCGCATGGCCGGCCTTGTTCGGGTGCAGGTGATCGCCCGAATCGAACAACGGATTCAGCGCCTGCGGGTCGGCAGGGTCGCGCAGTGCGGCGTCGAAATCGATCACGCCGTCGATGTCCTGGCGGCTTCGGATCCAGCGGTTGACGGCCTCGCGCAGCGCCTCGTTCGCACCATTCCAGTAAGGCGTGTTCTTGAACGGCGGCACGGTGCCCAGCAGCAGCTTCACGCCCTTGGCGCGGGCCTGCTTGACGAGCTGCTGCAGCCCTTCGGTGATGCGCTCGGCCGTGGGCCAGTCGCGGCTCGCCAGTTCGGCGCCCGGCACGCGCGCGAACACGGTGCGGCCGATGTCGTTGGTGCCGAGCAGCACGATCGCGTGGGTCACGCCGCTCTGCCGCAAGGCATCGAGCTCGAAACGCGAAAGGCCGCTGGGCCCGACGCCATCGCTCAGCAGGCGATTGCCGCCGATGCCGGCATTGAGCACCGCCACGTCCTGCCCGGCCGGCCGCGTGTCGCGAAGGCGCGTGGCCAGCATGTCGGGGTACGCGCCGAAGGAGCCCTCCGACGTGCCCGCGGTGATGGAGTCGCCGAAGGCCACCACGGTGCGCACCGGCTTCGTGGTCAGCACGTCGAGCCCGGTCACGATCTGGTTGAGCACCAGCGGCGTGGGGTTCTTCAGCTTGGGCGCGCCCACCGCATTGCCGGCGGCCACCCAGGCGGTGCCCGGCTCCGGCATGGACACGGTCGAGAACGGCGTGGCGCGATCGAAGAACGCGCTCACCACCACCGTCTGTCCCGCCTGCACGGGAAGCTCCACGCCGTCGCTCCACGCATCGGCGCCTGGCGCGATGGTCAGGCTGGTGCGGCCTCCGAAATGCAGGACACGCAACGTGGCGGGCGAGAACGCATCGCCACCCGTGCCACGCGCGGCAGTCGCGGCCGCGATGCGCAACGGCGTCTTGCCGAAGCGGTTCGAAAAGCGGATGCGGATGCGCTCGCCGTCCAGCGAGAGTTCGATCTGCTGGCGCAGCGTCTGGCCGCGCAGGTCATTGCCCGCCGGCGACGAAAAGGTGGGGCCACCGGGACCCGCAGCCATCTCGCGGAAGTCGAGCGGCGCCACGGCCCAGCTCGCAACCCAATGCGCCTCGGCGGGTTGACGGGGAAGGTCGCCATCTCGTGTAACGGCATGCACACCCAGGGCAAGCAATGCCAGGCAACAGGCAGTCACCCAATGCGCCATCGTCACATCGCGCAAGCGTGCCGCCCAAATGGAAACCAGTTTCATCCGCGCAAAGCCAGCCAGTGTACGGAGGCATGGAGTCCTTGCGTGTGACGAGGTCTAGGAGATCGGTTACCAAGTGTCTACATACGCGGTGGCAGGCTCCTTCGCCTTGCCGGCCGAGGCCAATCCACGCACCAGCCAGGTGCGCGTTTCGGCAGGGTCGATCACCGCATCGATCTCCAGCGTCTGCGCCATGTGGATCGCCTCGCCGTTGGCGTACTGCTGGGCCACGAGCTTTTTGAACAGCGCGTCGCGTTCGGCGCCCTCCTCGGCCGCTTCCAGTTCCTTGCGGAATCCCAACCGGACGGCACCTTCCAGGCCCATGGCGCCGAACTCTCCGGTGGGCCATGCCACCGTGAACACGGGCGCATCGAAGCCGCCTGCCGTCATTGCCTGCGCACCCAGCCCGTAGCCCTTGCGCAGCACCACGGCGAAGAACGGCACGCGCAGGTGCGAGGCCACCATGAACATCCGGCACACGTGGCGCACCTGCGCCTGCGCCTCGATGTCGGGGCCGACCATGAAGCCCGGCGTGTCGCACAGCGAAACGATCGGCAGGCCGTGCGCATTGCACAGCTGCATGAAGCGCGCGGACTTGTCGGCCGCTTCGACATCGATGGCGCCACCGAGGTGATGCGGGTTGTTCGCCATCAGCCCGACGGGCTTGCCCTCGATGCGCGCAAGCGCGGTGACGATGCCCGCGCCGAAACCCGCGCGCAGCTCGAGCAGCGAGCCGGTGTCGGCCACGCCGCGCATGGCGGCGCGCACGTCGTACACGCGCAGGCGGTTCTCGGGCACCACATGCCGCAGCGTGCGCGGGTCGGCACATTCCCAGTCGGCGGTCGCGCCCTGGAAGTACGAGAGGTACTGCTTCGCCGCAGCCACCGCGGCCGCTTCGTCATCCACCAGGATGTCGATCACGCCGTTGCGCGACTGCACGCTGCTCGGGCCGATCTGCTCGGGCGCGAAGGTGCCGAGGCCGCCGCCTTCGATCATGGCCGGCCCGCTCATGCCGATGTTGCTGCCCTTCGTCGCGATGATCACGTCGGCGCAACCCAGCAGCGCCGCGTTGCCCGCGAAGCATCGGCCGTGCACGATGCCCACCACCGGCACCTTGCCCGAGAGCGCCGCGAACTGGCTGAAGGTGTGGTTGTTCAGCCCCGCCACGATCGGCATGTCGGTGTCGCCCGGCCGGCCGCCGCCGCCTTCGGCGAACAGCACCACCGGCAGCCCGAGCTGGTGCGCCACCGCCAGCAGGCGGTCGGTCTTGTGGTGGTTGCGCATGCCCTGCGTGCCGGCCAGCACGGTGTAGTCGTAGGCCAGCACGGCGCAGCGCGACACTTCGGGGCCGAACTGCTTCGCGTTGATGCTGCCCAGGCCGGTGACCATGCCGTCGGCGGGCGTGTTGGCGATCAGGTCCTCGAGCGTGCGGCGGCGCGTCTGCGCGGCGATGGCGAGCGCGCCGTATTCGATGAAGTTGCCGGGGTCGGCCGCCGTGTCGCACAGGTCGGCGATGTTCTCGCGCGCGGTACGTCCGCGCTGCGCGTGGCGCTTGTCGACGGCGGCCTTCCGGTTGGCGTCCAGCGTGTAGGCATGGCGCTCGATGACCTTGCGCAGGTCGGGGCGGATCGCGTCCAGGTCCTGCTCGGCGCGCGCCTCGGCCTCGACGGCCTGCGCATCGACCGCCTCGAGCTGCAGCAGCGACTGCCCTTCGACGAGGTAGTCGCCCGGCGCCGCGAGCAGCGCCACCACGCGGCCTGCCACGGGTGCATGCAGCAGGTGCTCCATCTTCATGGCCTCGAGCACACCGAGCTGCGCGCCGACCGGCAGCACGTCGCCCACCTCGACCTCGAACTGCACGAGCCGCGCGGGCATCGGTGCCTTGACGGTGAGCTCGTCCGATCCGTCGTCGGCAGCGGGCTGCTGCGCATCCGGTGCGGGTGCGGCCTTTCTTGCATGGCCCGGCAGCGCCGACGCGGCCGCGAGCAGGTCGCCCAGGTGCGCTTCCACGAAGCGCGTGTGCACCGCCTGCGTCGCGAATTCGGGCCGCGCCGCGATGGCGCGCAGCAGCGGCAGGTTGGTGGCGATGCCGTCGATGTGGCATTCGTCCAGCGCGCGCAGCGAACGGCGCAACGCGTCCGCAAAACGCGACGACGGTGAATGCACGATGAGCTTCGCCAGCAGCGTGTCGTAGTGCGGCGAAGGCGCGAGGCCCGCATAGCCGTGCGTGTCGACACGCACGCCGGGACCGGCCGGCAGGTCGAAGCGCGCCAGCGTCCCGCCCGAGGGCCGCGCATGGCCCTGCGCGTCGAGCGTCTCGGCGTTGATGCGCCACTGCAGCGCAAAGCCGCGCTGCGGCGCCGTGCGATCGGCCTCCACGCCGAGCTCGGCCAGCTGCTGGCCGGCGGCCACAGCAATCTGCAGCTGCACCAGGTCCAGCCCCGTCACCGCCTCGGTCACCGTGTGCTCGACCTGCAGGCGCGGATTGGCCTCGATGAACACGAAGGGCAGGGTCGCCGACGCGGCATCGACCAGGAACTCGAAGGTGCCGAGGCCGCGGTAGCCCACGGCCTTCGCCATGCGCAGCGCGGCCTGCGTGAGCAGCGCGCGCAGCCCGTCGGGCAGCGACGGACTCGGCGCGATTTCCACCAGTTTCTGGAAGCGCCGCTGCAGCGTGCACTCACGTTCGCCCAGGCTGGCCACGGCGCGGCCGTCGCCGAGCACCTGCACCTCGATATGCCGCGCATTGCGCATCAGCCGCTCCACGTACACGCCGTCGATGCCGAAGGCCGCCCTGGCCTCCGACATGCAGCGCGCGTGCGCCTCGGGCAGCTCGCCGGCGTTCAGCACTGCGCGCATGCCGCGCCCGCCGCCGCCGCCGATCGCCTTGACCATCACGCCCGCACCTTGCGCATGCTGCTCGTCGAAGAAGGCCTGGGCCTGGGCGAGCGTCACCGCGCCCGCGCTGCCCGGCATCACCGGCACGTCGCATTGCGTGGCCAGCGCGCGGGCGCGCGCCTTGTCGCCGAACAGGCCGAGCTGCTCGGGCGTGGGCCCGATGAAGACGAGGCCCGCATCCGCGCAGGCCTGCGCGAAATCGGCGCGCTCGCTGAGGAAGCCGTAGCCGGGATGCACCGCATCGCACCCCTGCGACCTGGCCACCGCGATGAGCTCGGCGACATCGAGGTAGGCGGACGGCCCGGTCGCATCGAGCGCGACGGCGGCATCGGCCAGCTGCACATGCAGCGCCGCCGCGTCGTCGCGCGCATGCACGGCCACGCTGGCAATGCCGAGGTCGCGCAGCGCGCGCACCAGGCGCACCGCGATCTCGCCGCGGTTGGCAATCAGAACTTTGGAAAACACGTGGGAGAACCTTTCAGGCCTTGTCCTTGAGGAGGCGGCGCAGCACCTTGCCGGCGCCGGTGGTGGGCAGTGCGTCGATGAAGCTCACGGCGCGCGGCGCCTTGTAGCTCGCCATGTTGTCGCGCGCCCAGGCGATGAGCGCATCGGCCTCGAGCGCGGCGCCGGGCTTGCGCACGATGAAGGCCTTCACCACCTCGCCCTTCTCGGGGTCGGGCTGCGCGATGGCCGCGGCCTGCGCCACTGCCGGGTGCTTGATGAGGATGGTCTCGACCTCTTCCGGGAACACGCTGTAGCCCGAGACCTTGATCATCTCCTTGAAGCGGCCGATGAAGGTGAGGTAGCCGTCGGCGTCGAGCTTGCCCATGTCGCCGGTATGCACCCAGCCGTTGCGCAGCGTGGCAGCCGTGGCCTCGGGCTTGTTCCAGTAGCCCTTGAACGAGCCCTTGCTGGTCAGCACGATCTCGCCGACCTCGCCCACGGGCATGTCGGCCTGGGTGTCGGTGTCGATGATGCGGATCGTCACGCCCGGCACCGCGATGCCCTGCGTGCCCCAGCGCGGCGCGTGGTGCGGCGTGTAGGTGTCGCAGGTGTGCGTCTCGCTCAGGCCGTAGGCGGCCTCGAACGAGGTGCAGCCGGTCGCGTGCGAGCGCCACTGCCGCGCCAGCGGCTCGGTGAAGGCAATGCCGAAGCTGGTCACCGGGTTCATCCGCAGGCTCGACAGGTCGAAGTCCGCGATGTCGTCCACCTGCATGCAGGCCACGTTCATCGGCGCGATGCTGTACCACCAGCTCACCCGGCAGGCCGCGATGGCCTGCAGCACGGCACGCGGATCGAAGCGGTGCAGCAGCACCGAAACGGCGCCGCTGAGCACCGGCACGTTGACGCCCATCAGCATGCCCGCGATGTGGTACAGCGGCGCGATGGACAGCAGCACGTCGTCCGGCCCCACGCCATTGCAGTCGGCCGCGGCGCGCGTCTTGTAGAGCGCGTTGCCGTAGCTCAGCATCGCGCCCTTGGGCAGACCCGTGGTGCCCGATGTGTAGGTCATGAGCGCGACGTCGTCCATGTCGATGGCCACGGGCTGCGGCCTGGCGCCGGCCTTCATCACGGCGAGGAAGTCCTCGCAGCCTTCGGGCACGCTGCGCACCGCGTTGCGCTCCGCGGCGAGTTCGGCCGGCAGGTCGATCGACGTGGGGGCCGGCAGCAGGTCGGCGTAGTGCACCACGAACACGTGCTCGAGCGAACTGCCGGGCTGCACCTTGTTCACCACCGGCAGCAGCGACGCGGCCGCGACGATCGCGCGCGCCTTCAGGTCGTTGACCTGGTAGGCCAGCTCGTGCTCCTTGTTGAGCGGTCCGCTCGGGCAGACGATGGCGCCGATCTTCTGGATGCCGAAATGCGCCACGAGGTACTGCGGGCAGTTGTTCATGAAGAGCACCACGGGCTCGCCCTTCTGCACGCCGAGCGCCTGCAGCCGCGCCCCGAAGGCGTCGCTCGCGCTGTCGAGCTCGGCCCAGCTCATCGCGTGGCCGTACCAGATGCAGGCGGGGCTCGCGCCGCGCTCGCGGGCATGCGTGCGCAGGTACTCGTGCAGGGGCTGCTCGATGCGGTCGGGCAGCTCGCGCAGGTTCTGCGCTGCGGTGTGGCTTGTCTCCATGGCGTCACTTCCTCAGGGTTATCGATAGCCGCCCACGCAGGGCGGGCGCTTGCCAATGCCGCATGGTGCACGAACAATCCTACCCATGGGTATAACTTCCGCGACACGGCAAAAACCCTCTGGAGACCAGAGCGAGACGACGGCACGGCCGCACCTTCCCCAGGGCACCGGGCGGCAGCGCGCGGCCACGCAGGGAACCGACCTCCAGCGCGAGCGCATCCTGCAGGCGGCCGCGCAGCTCTTCGCGGCGCAGGGCTACGCCAACACCACCATGGCGCAGATCGTGCGCGCGCTGGGCGTCACCAAGCCCTTCGTGTACTACTACTTCCGCGACAAGCAGGAGATCTTCGAGACGTTGTCGTGGCGCCCCGCGGTCGACTGCTTCACCGCGCTCGACTTTGCGGCCACCGACCCGCGCCGCGCCAGCGAGAAGGTGCTCGAGGGCATCGAGCGGCTCATCCGCGCGACCATCACGCACCACCCGGTGGCCTTCTTCGCGTACCGCGAGCCGCAGGTGTACCGGCCCGAATACATCGCCGCGCAGAAGAAGCTCGCGCACCACTTCTACGACCTGCTGTGTCCGCTGCTCGAGGAGGCGCGCCGCGACGGCGACCTCGACTTCGCGGAAACCAAGATCACCGCCCTCGCCGCCTGCAGCCTCCCCGGCTTTCTCTACAGCTGGTACCGCCCGGGCGGGCGCCTGTCGCCCGACGACGTGGTGGCCGAGCTCACGAAGCTCGCCAGCCGCGTGATCGGGCTGCGCGCCAGAGACTGAACACCAACCTCCGGAGACTCACCATGAAGCTCGAGAAGGCGCCACTGGCGCGGATCGCCCTTGCGTCAATGTTCTGCATCGCAGGTGCCGCGCATGCGCAGCAGACCTACAAGATCGCCTACATCGATCCGCTCTCGGGGCCCTTCGCCAACGTCGGCGAGCTGATGCTGATGCACACGCAGTACGCCATCGAGGACATCAACGCCCGGGGCGGCGTGCTGGGCGGCACGAAGCTGCAACTGCTGCAGTTCGACAGCAAGCTTTCGGCGCAGGAAAGCCAGAGTGCGCTGCAGGCGGCGATCGACCAGGGCGCGAAGGCCATCGTGACCGGCGGCTCGGGCTCGTCGGTGGTGACGGCGCTGGTGCAGTCGGTGGCGCGCTGGAACCAGCGCAACCCGGGCAAGGAGCTGCTGGTGCTGAACCATTCCTCCATCGACCCCGAGATGACGGGCAAGGCCTGCAGCTTCTGGCACTTCCAGACCGAGGCCAACACCGCGATGAAGATGAAGGCGCTGGCCAACTACATCAAGAAGACGCCCGAGGTGAAGAAGGTGTACCTGCTGAACCAGGACTACGCGCACGGCAAGCAATGGGCCAGCTACGGCCGGCAGCTGGTAGGACTGGCGCGGCCGGACATCCAGTTCGTCGGCGAGACGCTGCATCCCATCGGCCGCGTGAAAGACTTCGCGCCCTACATCGCCAACGTCAGGCAGAGCGGCGCCGATTCGGTCATCACCGGCAACTGGGGCCAGGACATGACGCTGCTGCTGAAGGCCGCCGGCGACGCGGGCTACGACCTGCGCTACTTCAACCACAGCGCGGGCTCGGTGCCGGGCACCGTCACCGCCGTGTCGCAGGCGAAGCTGGGCCAGCTGACCTGGGTGGCCGAGTGGCATCCGGGCGAGGCCGGCACGCCGAAGGCGGACGCGCTGGCGAAGGCCTACAAGGCGAAGACCGGCAAGGACTTCCTCGCGCCGCGCATCGACATGACGCCGCGCCTGCTGGCCGCGGCCATCGACAAGGCCGGCAGCGCCGACACCGTCAAGGTCGCACGCGCGCTCGAAGACCTCACCTTCGACTCCGTGGTGGGCCCGGTGCGCATGCGCGGCGAGGACCACCAGCTGCTGCTGCCGCAGGTGGTGAACACCATCGCGCCGGTGGACGGCAAGACGGTGAAGGTGGGCTGGGAAGGCACGAACTACGGCTTCCGCACCGATGCGGTGTACACCGGCAACGAGCTGGCGCAGGGCACCGATTGCAAGATGGTCCGGCCCTGACGCCCTGTTTCGCGCATGCCGACGAGGACTGAAGTCTTGTAAGGGAAACCCCGTCCTGCCTGCCGCCCGTGCCGTCGGGATACTCCGGTTGTTACATCCGAAGCGGGTCCCACCCAAAGGCACGACAACCATGGCAGGCAAAAACTCGCTCTACCCGATCCCGCATCCGGCAAAGAAGCCCTTCGTGGGCAACCTGCTGTCGATCGGGTCCGACTCTCCCGTGCTCGACATGTGGAAGATCGCGCAGGAACTCGGCGGCATCTACTGGCTCGACATGCCGGGCATGCCGGTGATCGTGGTGTCCTCGCCCGCGCTGGTGGACGAGCTCTGCGAGGAGCCGCGCTTCGACAAGAGCACGCGCGGCGCGCTGCGCCGGCTGCGTGCCGCGTCGCACGGCCTGTTCACCTCGGACACGCACGAGGAGACCTGGTCGAAGCCGCACAACATCCTGCTGGCCAACTTCAGCCAGCGCGCGATGCAGGCCTACCACCCCATGATGCTCGACATCGCGGGGCAGCTCGTGACCAAGTGGGAGCGGCTGAACTTCGACGAGGAGGTGGACGTGGTGCGCGACATGACCGCGCTCACGCTCGACACCATCGGCCTGTGCGGCTTCGGCTACCGCTTCAATTCGTTCTACCGCGAGGGCTTCCATCCCTTCGTCGACGCGATGGTGCGCACGCTCGAGACGGTGCAGAACCGGCGCGGCCTGCCGCTCGAGGAGCTGATGCTCAAGAAGGAACTTGCGCAGCAGCGCAAGGACATCCGCTACATGCACAAGATGGTGGAGGACATCATCGAGGAGCGCCGCGCGAGCGGCGCCGACATCGCCACCAAGCCCGACCTGCTGAGCTACATGATCGCGGGCGTGGACAAGAAGAGCGGCGAGAAGCTCACCGACAAGATGATCCGCGACGAGTGCATCGAATTCCTCATCGCGGGCCACGAGACCACCAGCGGGCTGCTGTCGTTCGCCATCTACTTCCTGCTGAAGAACCCCGAAGCGATGGCGAAGGCACAGGCCGAGGTCGACAACGTGTTCGGCCCCGACACCTCGCAGAAGCCGACCTATGCCCAGGTCAACCGCCTGCAGTACGTGATGCAGGTGCTCAAGGAATCGCTGCGCATGTTCCCGACCGCGCCGGCGATATCGATGCGCGCGAAGGAAGACACCAAGATCGGCGGCCAGTACACGATCAAGAAGAACAACATGGTCATCATGCATGCGCTGGCGCTGCATCGCGACAAGGGCATCTGGGGCGAGAACGCCGACCAGTTCGACCCCGACAACTTCACGCGCGAGGCCGAGCGCGAACGGCCGGTCAACGCCTTCAAGCCTTTCGGCAACGGGCAGCGCGCCTGCATCGGCCGGCAGTTCGCGCTGCAGGAGGCGGTGCTCACGCTGGGCATGATCCTGCAGCGCTTCAACCTGGTGGACCACACCGGCTACAAGCTCAAGATCAAGGAAGCGCTGACGATCAAGCCCGAGGGACTGCGCATCAAGGCGCTGCTGCGCGACCCGGCCACGCGCCCGCGCGGCAACATGACCGACGTGGCAGCCGCGCCGGTGCAACCCGCCCAGGCCGCGCAACGCAAGCCCCAGGCGGCGCGCCACGGCACCTCGCTGCTGGTGCTGCAGGGCTCGAACCTCGGCACCGCCGAAGACCTGGCGCGCCAGCTCGCCGAAGCCGGCGAGGCCCGCGGCTTCTCGACCCGGCTGGCCTCGCTCGACGACTACGCCGAGCGGCTGCCGGCCAACGGCGCGGTGGCGATCGTGTGCGCGTCGTAC encodes:
- a CDS encoding SGNH/GDSL hydrolase family protein — protein: MTACCLALLALGVHAVTRDGDLPRQPAEAHWVASWAVAPLDFREMAAGPGGPTFSSPAGNDLRGQTLRQQIELSLDGERIRIRFSNRFGKTPLRIAAATAARGTGGDAFSPATLRVLHFGGRTSLTIAPGADAWSDGVELPVQAGQTVVVSAFFDRATPFSTVSMPEPGTAWVAAGNAVGAPKLKNPTPLVLNQIVTGLDVLTTKPVRTVVAFGDSITAGTSEGSFGAYPDMLATRLRDTRPAGQDVAVLNAGIGGNRLLSDGVGPSGLSRFELDALRQSGVTHAIVLLGTNDIGRTVFARVPGAELASRDWPTAERITEGLQQLVKQARAKGVKLLLGTVPPFKNTPYWNGANEALREAVNRWIRSRQDIDGVIDFDAALRDPADPQALNPLFDSGDHLHPNKAGHAAMAAAIDLRELEE
- a CDS encoding carboxyl transferase domain-containing protein translates to MFSKVLIANRGEIAVRLVRALRDLGIASVAVHARDDAAALHVQLADAAVALDATGPSAYLDVAELIAVARSQGCDAVHPGYGFLSERADFAQACADAGLVFIGPTPEQLGLFGDKARARALATQCDVPVMPGSAGAVTLAQAQAFFDEQHAQGAGVMVKAIGGGGGRGMRAVLNAGELPEAHARCMSEARAAFGIDGVYVERLMRNARHIEVQVLGDGRAVASLGERECTLQRRFQKLVEIAPSPSLPDGLRALLTQAALRMAKAVGYRGLGTFEFLVDAASATLPFVFIEANPRLQVEHTVTEAVTGLDLVQLQIAVAAGQQLAELGVEADRTAPQRGFALQWRINAETLDAQGHARPSGGTLARFDLPAGPGVRVDTHGYAGLAPSPHYDTLLAKLIVHSPSSRFADALRRSLRALDECHIDGIATNLPLLRAIAARPEFATQAVHTRFVEAHLGDLLAAASALPGHARKAAPAPDAQQPAADDGSDELTVKAPMPARLVQFEVEVGDVLPVGAQLGVLEAMKMEHLLHAPVAGRVVALLAAPGDYLVEGQSLLQLEAVDAQAVEAEARAEQDLDAIRPDLRKVIERHAYTLDANRKAAVDKRHAQRGRTARENIADLCDTAADPGNFIEYGALAIAAQTRRRTLEDLIANTPADGMVTGLGSINAKQFGPEVSRCAVLAYDYTVLAGTQGMRNHHKTDRLLAVAHQLGLPVVLFAEGGGGRPGDTDMPIVAGLNNHTFSQFAALSGKVPVVGIVHGRCFAGNAALLGCADVIIATKGSNIGMSGPAMIEGGGLGTFAPEQIGPSSVQSRNGVIDILVDDEAAAVAAAKQYLSYFQGATADWECADPRTLRHVVPENRLRVYDVRAAMRGVADTGSLLELRAGFGAGIVTALARIEGKPVGLMANNPHHLGGAIDVEAADKSARFMQLCNAHGLPIVSLCDTPGFMVGPDIEAQAQVRHVCRMFMVASHLRVPFFAVVLRKGYGLGAQAMTAGGFDAPVFTVAWPTGEFGAMGLEGAVRLGFRKELEAAEEGAERDALFKKLVAQQYANGEAIHMAQTLEIDAVIDPAETRTWLVRGLASAGKAKEPATAYVDTW
- a CDS encoding TetR/AcrR family transcriptional regulator codes for the protein MGITSATRQKPSGDQSETTARPHLPQGTGRQRAATQGTDLQRERILQAAAQLFAAQGYANTTMAQIVRALGVTKPFVYYYFRDKQEIFETLSWRPAVDCFTALDFAATDPRRASEKVLEGIERLIRATITHHPVAFFAYREPQVYRPEYIAAQKKLAHHFYDLLCPLLEEARRDGDLDFAETKITALAACSLPGFLYSWYRPGGRLSPDDVVAELTKLASRVIGLRARD
- a CDS encoding YXWGXW repeat-containing protein → MKTIALAFSIGAASLLSVGALTVPTAAQAQPVVTVQVAPPPPRFERVPPPRRGYAWAPGHYEWRGGRHVWIGGTWVRARPGYAYRAPEWRQEGGRWQYSAGRWDRDGDGVPNRYDRRPNNPNRN
- a CDS encoding AMP-binding protein — encoded protein: METSHTAAQNLRELPDRIEQPLHEYLRTHARERGASPACIWYGHAMSWAELDSASDAFGARLQALGVQKGEPVVLFMNNCPQYLVAHFGIQKIGAIVCPSGPLNKEHELAYQVNDLKARAIVAAASLLPVVNKVQPGSSLEHVFVVHYADLLPAPTSIDLPAELAAERNAVRSVPEGCEDFLAVMKAGARPQPVAIDMDDVALMTYTSGTTGLPKGAMLSYGNALYKTRAAADCNGVGPDDVLLSIAPLYHIAGMLMGVNVPVLSGAVSVLLHRFDPRAVLQAIAACRVSWWYSIAPMNVACMQVDDIADFDLSSLRMNPVTSFGIAFTEPLARQWRSHATGCTSFEAAYGLSETHTCDTYTPHHAPRWGTQGIAVPGVTIRIIDTDTQADMPVGEVGEIVLTSKGSFKGYWNKPEATAATLRNGWVHTGDMGKLDADGYLTFIGRFKEMIKVSGYSVFPEEVETILIKHPAVAQAAAIAQPDPEKGEVVKAFIVRKPGAALEADALIAWARDNMASYKAPRAVSFIDALPTTGAGKVLRRLLKDKA
- a CDS encoding S1 family peptidase codes for the protein MTFKFSPARAALASFAVALPVLTASAQEARQGADLAPDALFARVSPSVWVVQASDAQGRVLATGSAVATGPGTAVTSCQLLAKASTVALKRDNVSYGATLALPDPERDLCQLRIANFNAPAIAVAPASALQVGMPLYAIGSPRGRELTLGTGMLAGLRRGNAGELEALQLAAAPEAGLGGAGLFDAQGRLAGLVSAAPAGSNAARLAVPASWIAELPARGRLAAEAAKNLPVSTASASASPAMSETARPSVIEYQLHDRLSNTYRKVIYRADAATDDRLSFNSGGWVEKPGGEVVSVTSAIAGEFDSAMPPGGWAKENLKEAAAWRARYSTTLGGVRVNMDLNATVMEDTTLTLGGREFKVVRIEYRGYTQRFANAGAVGGNQYGKYAANAWFSQELGRVVRFEVDTRGGASGGAFQVRETLELVSIR
- a CDS encoding DUF2846 domain-containing protein: MRRWIGGGLLAVLAAGLFGCAASGPRFSEMAGSMPSLGENEGRIYFYRNSIMGAALQPEVTVNGQVVGKSRPNSFFYIDRPAGTYRASARTEAEATIDVVLRPKQTAYVLMSMNFGIAVGRPGFERVSEAEGRQELQSLAYDDSLPAARTAKAAVPDARPTAPAAPSPVVPAAIATAVVAQPAVAARPIEAIPAPAAAAAAAPTPPPLTAPRVAATAPSETAPFARTPLNDLRLLLPANR